A genomic region of Caldicellulosiruptor acetigenus contains the following coding sequences:
- a CDS encoding acyl-CoA dehydrogenase family protein: protein MEYFLSEEQKIIKKLAKRISDEYVSKVAIKYDKEGIFPKDILDLLAYTELTGVYIPKEYGGFGGGVMEMCLVVEELSRNCAGVAVSYAATALGAYPIILYGKEEQKKKYLPKIAKGELIAAFALTEADAGSDVSSIKTTAEKKGDYYILNGSKHWITNGGEADVYVVFAVTDKSKGPRGISAFIVEKGYEGFYCGKKEDKMGIRASSTTELIFEDCKVPKENLLGREGTGFIVAMKTFDRTRPGVAAMAVGIAQGAYEHAVRYAKERVQFGQPLSSFQAIQHMLADMYINIEAARAMLYSTCRMIDSGAKDFSKESSACKVFASDVAMKVTTDAVQIMGGNGYVKDYPVEKMMRDAKVTQIFEGANQIQRNIIASEIIKEY, encoded by the coding sequence GTGGAATATTTTTTAAGCGAAGAACAGAAGATTATAAAGAAACTTGCAAAGAGGATTTCAGATGAATACGTGTCAAAGGTTGCAATAAAATATGACAAAGAAGGCATATTCCCAAAAGATATATTGGACCTTTTAGCATACACAGAGCTCACTGGTGTATACATTCCTAAAGAGTACGGTGGGTTTGGTGGCGGTGTTATGGAAATGTGCCTTGTTGTAGAAGAGCTTTCAAGAAATTGTGCAGGTGTTGCAGTATCATACGCTGCAACAGCTCTGGGTGCATATCCTATAATTCTTTATGGTAAAGAGGAACAAAAGAAAAAGTATTTACCTAAGATAGCAAAAGGAGAGTTGATAGCCGCGTTTGCATTGACAGAAGCTGATGCTGGAAGTGATGTGAGCAGCATAAAGACAACTGCAGAGAAAAAAGGAGATTATTATATTTTAAACGGAAGCAAGCACTGGATAACAAACGGCGGTGAAGCTGACGTGTATGTAGTATTTGCAGTAACCGACAAATCAAAAGGACCACGCGGAATTTCGGCTTTCATTGTAGAAAAGGGATATGAAGGGTTTTATTGTGGCAAAAAAGAGGACAAGATGGGCATAAGAGCATCTTCTACTACAGAACTTATATTTGAAGATTGTAAAGTTCCCAAAGAAAATCTTTTAGGTCGTGAGGGTACAGGATTTATTGTTGCAATGAAGACGTTTGACAGGACACGGCCTGGGGTGGCTGCAATGGCTGTTGGGATTGCCCAAGGTGCATATGAGCACGCAGTCAGGTATGCAAAAGAAAGAGTCCAGTTTGGACAGCCTCTTTCATCCTTTCAGGCAATCCAGCATATGCTGGCTGACATGTACATAAACATCGAAGCTGCAAGAGCTATGCTTTATTCAACATGTAGGATGATAGACAGTGGTGCAAAGGATTTTTCAAAGGAGTCTTCAGCGTGCAAGGTTTTTGCTTCTGATGTTGCTATGAAGGTTACCACTGATGCTGTTCAGATTATGGGCGGAAATGGATATGTTAAAGACTATCCGGTTGAAAAAATGATGAGGGATGCTAAAGTAACTCAGATATTTGAAGGTGCAAATCAAATTCAGAGAAATATTATCGCGTCTGAAATCATAAAAGAGTATTAA
- a CDS encoding nucleotidyltransferase — protein MKVAGIVVEYNPFHNGHLYHLQKTREITNADIVVGVMSGNFIQRGEPAIVNKWARTKMAILNGVDVIFELPFAYACNSAEIFAYGAISILNQLGVDFIVFGSECGDIDKLKETAKHLAFEEDDFKSSLKSYLKEGYSFPKARELALIKTCKTNIEFSSNNILGIEYIKWIYRLSSKIEPLTIKRIGASYNDPNLTQDTYASATAIRRNINNLQAIKNKMPSASYEILIEEFESGRGPVFLEDYFKLFIYNAIVVPDFLKNKIDVKEGLENRFEKYIFNSPSAKNLLENVKTKRYTLTRLQRIFIHAIVRNNFDQKTLLSITPYVRVLGFNQKGKEYLNKIKDKIEYITKLNQQWLKNPQYKELLELEIRSSMLHALQYRDFHKYLQTEFKSSPIYISSRS, from the coding sequence ATGAAGGTTGCTGGAATAGTAGTGGAATACAACCCTTTTCACAATGGCCACCTGTACCATCTGCAAAAAACAAGAGAAATAACAAATGCAGACATAGTTGTGGGCGTAATGAGCGGTAACTTTATTCAAAGAGGAGAACCTGCAATTGTAAACAAATGGGCAAGGACAAAGATGGCCATTTTAAACGGGGTAGATGTCATTTTTGAACTGCCGTTTGCATATGCCTGCAACAGTGCCGAAATATTTGCATACGGTGCAATATCCATTTTAAACCAGCTCGGCGTTGACTTTATTGTTTTTGGCTCAGAATGTGGTGATATAGATAAGCTTAAAGAAACTGCTAAACACTTGGCATTTGAAGAAGATGATTTCAAGTCAAGTTTGAAAAGTTATTTGAAAGAAGGGTATTCCTTCCCAAAAGCTCGTGAACTTGCTCTTATCAAAACATGTAAAACCAATATTGAGTTTTCTTCTAACAACATACTTGGAATTGAATATATCAAATGGATTTACAGGTTAAGTTCAAAGATTGAACCATTGACTATAAAGAGGATAGGTGCATCTTACAATGACCCCAACCTCACACAAGACACATACGCTTCAGCTACTGCTATAAGAAGAAACATAAATAACCTGCAGGCAATCAAAAACAAAATGCCATCTGCTTCTTATGAAATACTGATAGAAGAATTTGAAAGCGGAAGAGGACCTGTATTCCTTGAGGATTACTTTAAGCTCTTTATCTACAACGCCATCGTTGTACCAGATTTTTTGAAAAACAAAATTGATGTCAAAGAAGGGCTTGAAAATAGATTTGAAAAGTACATTTTCAATTCTCCATCAGCTAAAAATCTTCTTGAGAATGTAAAAACTAAAAGATATACCCTTACAAGACTTCAGAGAATATTCATACACGCTATTGTAAGAAACAATTTTGACCAAAAAACTCTTCTTTCCATTACACCTTATGTAAGAGTTTTGGGATTCAACCAAAAAGGAAAAGAATATTTAAATAAGATAAAAGACAAAATTGAGTATATCACAAAACTAAATCAGCAGTGGTTAAAAAACCCTCAATACAAAGAGCTTCTTGAACTTGAAATAAGGTCTTCAATGCTGCATGCCCTGCAATATAGAGATTTTCACAAATATCTGCAGACAGAATTTAAATCATCTCCTATCTATATCAGTTCAAGAAGCTAA
- a CDS encoding patatin-like phospholipase family protein: protein MKKVSLALGSGAMRGFAHIGVIEVLEKEFKFEAFSGSSIGAVIGAFYCLGYDLGLIYKVAKQIRNDILIDFKVRKNALISGKNIEEILKLFLRDKRFSDLKYPFYVVATDLLKGEQVVFSEGSLYDAVRSSISIPGVLPPYKIGDTVLVDGAVVDKVPGKVLKENGCEFVVGVDVSGKSSLKEPKNIFEMIMTTIDIMGEEILRLKHGYFDYLIKINLEDINPYTLADVEKAYQRGKKRAEEELENLKNLAS from the coding sequence ATGAAAAAAGTTTCGCTTGCGCTTGGTTCTGGTGCAATGAGAGGGTTTGCACATATAGGGGTTATAGAAGTGCTGGAAAAGGAGTTTAAATTTGAAGCTTTTTCAGGTTCAAGCATTGGTGCTGTTATAGGCGCATTTTACTGTCTTGGATATGACCTTGGTCTTATATATAAGGTAGCAAAACAAATAAGAAATGACATACTCATAGATTTTAAAGTAAGAAAAAATGCTCTCATTTCAGGTAAAAATATTGAAGAGATTTTAAAGCTTTTTTTGAGAGATAAAAGGTTTTCTGATTTGAAATATCCGTTTTATGTTGTTGCAACAGACCTTTTAAAGGGTGAGCAGGTGGTCTTCAGCGAGGGAAGTTTATATGATGCTGTAAGAAGCAGCATATCTATTCCTGGTGTTCTTCCACCATATAAAATAGGGGATACTGTGCTGGTTGATGGAGCGGTAGTAGACAAAGTACCGGGAAAGGTTTTAAAAGAAAATGGTTGCGAGTTTGTAGTTGGTGTGGACGTTTCAGGTAAAAGTTCGCTCAAAGAACCTAAAAATATCTTTGAAATGATAATGACTACCATTGATATCATGGGTGAAGAGATACTCAGACTTAAGCATGGGTACTTTGATTATCTCATAAAAATTAATCTTGAGGATATAAATCCATATACCCTTGCTGATGTGGAAAAGGCGTATCAAAGAGGAAAGAAAAGGGCAGAAGAGGAGTTAGAAAACTTAAAGAATTTAGCTTCTTGA
- a CDS encoding nucleoside recognition protein, translating to MREIFNLTVIILCILYFLSMFLNPQLIIQSTTKSAIIWWEKVLPSIFPYFLVINVLIESKLISYLSNIFFLPSKKIFKLSSNGFLAMIIGMLTGYPVGAKMVCNLYSQKLISKNEAVRLLYFVNNSGPLFIIGTVGINLLGSKKYGYMLFFAHILASLIIALCTSRFAQSEILSASAPYKFLNFDIGKVLSKSVKDSVESILIIGGFITLFFNLNNVLEYFKIYHSICSLFRFTGADDTLIKGLLYGLFEITNGSVQINTNSLPVWQKLIASELIISWGGLSVHFQTISFLSVAGLQSFHYIIGKLIQCALATAIICVFPIILQL from the coding sequence TTGAGAGAGATATTTAACCTTACCGTAATAATATTATGTATACTTTACTTTTTATCTATGTTTTTAAATCCTCAACTTATCATTCAGTCAACAACAAAATCAGCAATCATATGGTGGGAAAAAGTCCTGCCTTCTATTTTCCCATATTTTTTAGTTATAAATGTACTCATTGAATCAAAGCTTATAAGCTATCTCTCAAATATCTTCTTTTTGCCCTCCAAAAAGATATTCAAACTTTCATCAAATGGGTTTTTAGCAATGATAATAGGAATGTTAACAGGATATCCAGTTGGCGCTAAAATGGTATGTAACTTATATAGCCAAAAATTAATCAGTAAAAACGAAGCTGTAAGGCTCCTTTATTTTGTAAATAACTCTGGTCCTCTTTTTATCATTGGAACGGTTGGAATCAATCTTTTGGGTTCCAAAAAATATGGATATATGCTATTTTTTGCTCATATACTCGCAAGCCTGATAATAGCTTTGTGTACTTCTCGATTTGCACAAAGTGAAATACTGTCAGCTTCCGCACCTTACAAATTTTTGAACTTTGACATTGGAAAGGTTCTATCAAAATCAGTCAAAGACTCAGTTGAGTCCATACTCATTATAGGTGGTTTTATAACTCTCTTTTTCAACTTGAATAACGTTCTCGAATATTTCAAAATTTATCATTCAATATGTAGCCTCTTCAGATTTACAGGTGCAGATGATACTCTCATAAAAGGACTTTTATATGGCTTGTTTGAAATAACAAACGGTAGTGTGCAAATTAATACAAACTCTCTCCCTGTCTGGCAAAAATTGATAGCATCTGAGCTTATTATTTCCTGGGGTGGACTTTCGGTGCATTTTCAAACTATATCCTTTTTGAGCGTAGCAGGTTTGCAATCTTTCCACTATATCATTGGAAAATTGATCCAGTGCGCTTTAGCTACAGCTATCATTTGTGTGTTTCCAATAATTTTACAACTATGA
- a CDS encoding ATPase, with protein MGELSILELLERMEEIIENSKSIPFTSKVMVEKDELLEIIKEIRLLLPQELSQVKWAKEERKKILERAQKEAEAIINDAESKVKGLVDETEIVKLAEKRAEEIIQKAKEHAKEYRLMAQSYTIELLEQTKKTIENIVKELNDNIDQIRQKNS; from the coding sequence ATGGGTGAGCTGAGCATATTAGAGCTTTTAGAGAGAATGGAGGAAATAATAGAAAATAGCAAATCAATACCGTTTACATCAAAGGTTATGGTGGAAAAGGATGAGCTTTTAGAGATAATAAAAGAAATAAGGCTTTTGCTGCCGCAGGAACTTTCTCAAGTCAAGTGGGCAAAAGAAGAGAGGAAGAAGATTTTAGAGAGAGCTCAAAAGGAAGCAGAAGCAATCATAAATGATGCGGAGAGCAAGGTAAAAGGTCTTGTGGATGAGACAGAGATTGTCAAATTGGCAGAGAAGAGGGCAGAGGAGATTATTCAAAAAGCAAAAGAACATGCAAAAGAATATAGACTCATGGCCCAAAGTTATACCATTGAGCTTTTAGAGCAGACAAAGAAAACTATTGAAAATATTGTAAAAGAACTGAATGATAATATTGACCAAATAAGACAGAAAAACTCATAG
- the coaD gene encoding pantetheine-phosphate adenylyltransferase, which translates to MKIGVYPGSFDPVTNGHLDIIERASKIFDKLIVAVLVNPNKTPVFDIEERVELLKETTEHLPNVEVKAFKGLLIDFMKQENAKVIVKGLRAVSDFEYEFQMALLNKKLEPSIETIFMMTNSKYSYLSSSMVKEVARFGGCIEDLVPEKIAKKVMKKLNKKYAETEENK; encoded by the coding sequence TTGAAGATAGGAGTATATCCGGGAAGTTTTGACCCTGTTACGAATGGTCACCTTGATATAATTGAAAGGGCTTCGAAAATTTTCGATAAATTAATTGTGGCTGTTCTGGTCAATCCAAATAAAACTCCTGTGTTTGACATTGAAGAGAGGGTTGAACTTTTAAAAGAGACAACGGAGCATCTGCCAAATGTAGAGGTAAAAGCTTTTAAAGGTCTTTTAATTGATTTCATGAAACAGGAAAATGCCAAGGTTATAGTAAAGGGATTGAGGGCAGTGTCCGACTTTGAATATGAATTTCAGATGGCACTTTTGAACAAAAAACTTGAACCTTCGATTGAAACAATCTTTATGATGACAAATAGCAAATACTCATACCTCAGTTCAAGCATGGTCAAAGAAGTTGCAAGATTTGGCGGGTGTATAGAAGACTTAGTCCCTGAAAAGATTGCTAAAAAGGTAATGAAAAAATTGAATAAGAAATATGCAGAAACGGAGGAAAATAAGTGA
- the rsmD gene encoding 16S rRNA (guanine(966)-N(2))-methyltransferase RsmD: MRVISGQQKGRRLKSANIEGLRPTSDRVKEAIFNMIAPFLNEKLIVADFFAGTGNVGIEFLSRGVREVTFVEKDMRCINLIKENLKNLDLLKRARIIKGDVLKFLKSKNCPVFDIIFLDPPYRSDYAKECISEIIENNRINENGLIIVESNLEFRYEDENLSILREREYGDTKITIFCFGGKRS; encoded by the coding sequence ATGAGGGTTATAAGCGGCCAGCAAAAGGGTAGAAGATTAAAAAGTGCAAATATTGAAGGGTTAAGACCCACATCAGATAGAGTAAAAGAGGCTATTTTTAATATGATAGCACCTTTTTTGAATGAAAAGCTTATTGTAGCTGATTTTTTTGCAGGGACAGGAAATGTGGGGATTGAGTTTTTATCAAGAGGTGTCAGAGAAGTTACATTTGTTGAAAAAGATATGAGGTGTATTAATCTAATAAAGGAAAACCTTAAAAATTTGGATTTGTTGAAAAGGGCAAGGATAATAAAAGGTGATGTATTAAAATTTTTGAAGTCTAAAAACTGTCCAGTATTTGATATTATCTTTTTAGACCCACCGTACAGGTCTGATTATGCAAAAGAGTGTATTTCTGAAATAATAGAAAATAACAGAATCAATGAAAATGGTCTTATAATTGTTGAATCTAATTTAGAGTTCCGGTATGAAGATGAAAACCTCTCTATCTTGAGAGAAAGAGAGTATGGTGATACTAAAATCACAATATTCTGTTTTGGGGGTAAGAGAAGTTGA
- a CDS encoding alpha/beta-type small acid-soluble spore protein yields MARNRKLVPEATKALDQLKAEVASSIGVPLKPGYNGDLTAKQAGSIGGYMVKRMIQDYENRAAGK; encoded by the coding sequence ATGGCAAGAAATAGAAAGCTTGTTCCGGAAGCAACTAAGGCTCTTGACCAGTTAAAAGCAGAGGTAGCAAGCTCAATTGGTGTTCCGTTGAAACCAGGTTACAATGGTGATTTGACAGCAAAACAGGCAGGTTCAATTGGTGGTTATATGGTAAAGAGAATGATTCAGGATTATGAAAATAGAGCAGCAGGTAAATAA
- the recG gene encoding ATP-dependent DNA helicase RecG yields MNVLEKDIRFLKGVGENREKLFKKLGIKKAEDLLWHIPRKYLDYSRLKKIRELCDGEIESFVAKVAGKPVEIETRSVKVIKIPVEDSTGVVTTVWFNQDYIKNVLKEGEIFCFSGKIERKGFYIEVKNPEFEKYDQQLLHTGRIVPVYNSTEGLSQKVIRNIVNNLLHQVDGMLIDIIPPYIRQKYNLSDINFAIKNIHFPENKLSLELARKRLVFEEFYLLQLSLLLLKENIEKNEGIKIENAQSSLKEFEKLLPFELTEAQKRVLAEIAQDLESTKQMNRLIQGDVGCGKTVVALASAYATIKAGYQVALMAPTEVLALQHYNECKKYFGNKFNVRLLIGSTPKKEKEIILKELEHGLCKMVIGTHALIQDEVKFKNLGLAITDEQHRFGVIQRVELTKKGSSPNILVMTATPIPRTLSLVLYGDLDISIIDQLPPGRKKILTYAVDESFRQRVYNFIKKQLDEGRQVYWICPLIEESETLNAKSAVEFAKSLKEGFFKDYNVGCLHGKLSAKERDKILNDFKDGHIHILVSTTVVEVGINVPNATVMVIENAERFGLAQLHQLRGRVGRGEHQSYCILFNQSDSEIAKKRMIAITRSQNGFEIAEMDLKLRGPGDLFGTKQHGIMNFKVADIINDMDILKQARIAAEETIRLKLVDNKLLEKINKQFYNNIENIGL; encoded by the coding sequence ATGAATGTTCTTGAAAAAGACATAAGATTCTTAAAAGGTGTTGGAGAAAACAGAGAAAAGCTATTTAAAAAGCTGGGTATAAAAAAAGCCGAGGATTTGCTCTGGCACATACCACGAAAATATCTTGATTATAGTAGGCTAAAGAAAATAAGAGAGCTTTGCGATGGAGAGATAGAGTCATTTGTTGCAAAGGTTGCTGGCAAGCCTGTGGAGATAGAGACAAGGTCAGTAAAGGTAATAAAAATTCCTGTTGAAGATAGTACAGGCGTTGTTACAACAGTATGGTTTAACCAGGACTATATAAAAAACGTTTTGAAAGAAGGAGAGATATTCTGCTTTTCTGGGAAGATAGAGAGAAAAGGCTTTTATATTGAGGTTAAAAATCCTGAATTTGAAAAATATGATCAACAACTTCTTCATACAGGCAGGATTGTTCCTGTATACAATTCTACAGAAGGTCTTTCTCAAAAGGTGATTAGAAATATTGTGAACAATCTTCTGCATCAAGTTGATGGAATGCTTATAGATATAATTCCGCCTTATATAAGACAAAAATATAATTTGAGTGATATCAATTTTGCAATAAAAAATATTCATTTTCCAGAAAACAAATTGAGCTTAGAACTTGCAAGGAAAAGGCTTGTGTTTGAGGAATTTTATCTTCTTCAGCTTTCCCTTTTGCTTTTAAAAGAAAACATAGAAAAAAATGAAGGAATAAAAATTGAAAATGCTCAAAGTAGCTTAAAAGAGTTTGAAAAGCTCCTTCCGTTTGAGTTGACCGAGGCACAAAAAAGAGTGCTGGCAGAGATTGCACAGGATTTAGAAAGTACAAAACAGATGAATAGACTCATCCAAGGCGATGTTGGCTGCGGGAAAACGGTTGTAGCTTTGGCAAGCGCATATGCAACAATAAAAGCGGGATATCAGGTTGCACTGATGGCACCAACAGAGGTTTTAGCTTTGCAGCATTATAACGAATGTAAAAAGTACTTTGGTAATAAATTCAATGTAAGACTTCTAATTGGGTCAACTCCAAAAAAAGAAAAGGAAATAATCTTAAAAGAGCTTGAACATGGACTTTGCAAAATGGTCATTGGAACCCATGCACTTATCCAAGATGAGGTAAAATTTAAAAACCTTGGCTTGGCAATCACTGATGAACAACACAGATTTGGAGTTATCCAAAGGGTAGAACTCACAAAAAAAGGAAGTTCACCGAACATTCTTGTTATGACAGCAACTCCAATACCCAGGACGTTGAGTTTGGTTTTGTATGGAGACCTTGATATTTCTATTATTGACCAGTTACCTCCCGGCAGAAAAAAGATTTTGACATACGCTGTTGATGAGAGTTTTCGCCAGCGGGTGTACAATTTCATAAAAAAACAGTTAGATGAGGGGAGACAGGTTTACTGGATATGTCCTCTGATTGAAGAGTCAGAAACTTTGAATGCAAAATCAGCAGTTGAATTTGCAAAATCTTTGAAAGAAGGATTTTTTAAAGACTACAATGTTGGTTGCTTACACGGAAAACTTTCTGCAAAAGAGAGAGACAAAATCTTAAATGATTTTAAAGATGGACACATCCATATATTAGTTTCAACCACAGTTGTTGAGGTTGGAATAAACGTTCCAAATGCCACAGTTATGGTAATTGAGAATGCTGAAAGATTTGGACTTGCTCAGCTGCATCAGCTAAGGGGGCGAGTTGGCAGAGGCGAGCACCAGTCGTACTGTATTTTGTTTAATCAAAGCGATTCAGAGATTGCCAAAAAAAGGATGATAGCTATAACCAGAAGTCAGAACGGATTTGAAATTGCTGAAATGGACCTAAAACTCCGAGGACCTGGTGATTTATTTGGGACAAAACAGCATGGTATCATGAACTTTAAAGTAGCCGATATTATAAATGATATGGATATTTTAAAGCAAGCAAGAATTGCTGCAGAAGAGACGATTAGACTCAAACTTGTTGATAACAAACTTTTAGAAAAAATTAACAAACAATTTTACAATAATATAGAAAATATTGGCCTTTAA
- a CDS encoding DAK2 domain-containing protein — protein MKFLTADVLKDMLKAANNYLKLHIDKINSLNVFPVPDGDTGTNMSATLDSSIKEINGKTFENVDKLMNAVAFGSLKGARGNSGVILSQLLRGFAKELKGKDVIDIPTFVACLKSASASAYKAVMKPTEGTMLTVARGIAEDVEKEVAEGIVSEIEDLLEVCVSSGKKWLAKTPEMLHILKEANVVDSGGMGLVIIFEGMYKFLKEGMVFEEPSQQEVYTALTFKPEDIRFTYCTEFFITGLKKNIEKEFKEYLETIGDSIIVIQDGDILKTHVHTNSPGRVLEKALKYGELINIKIDNMKYQHQEFISKRENPDTEVQTQAEVITKEYGFVAISQGEGFNEILKGLGVDFIIEGGQTMNPSAEDFVNAIKNVPAKNVFIFPNNKNVIMSAELSLQLINTNKNVVIMKTTNIPECIAAMIKFDLNKSVEENIKLMQEAIDSVKVVEVTKAVRNTKINGFEIEEGDFIGISKKEIIACDKDMLKVALACVEKIVDSTTQILSIYYGKDVALEDIEVLVKNIQERYPKIDIESYESGNEIYQLIIVAEM, from the coding sequence ATGAAATTTTTAACTGCAGATGTGTTAAAAGATATGTTAAAAGCTGCAAATAATTATTTAAAATTGCACATAGATAAGATAAACTCTTTAAACGTCTTTCCAGTACCAGACGGTGACACAGGTACCAATATGTCTGCGACTCTTGACAGCAGCATAAAAGAGATAAACGGGAAGACTTTTGAAAATGTGGACAAACTTATGAATGCAGTTGCTTTTGGCAGTTTAAAAGGTGCACGCGGCAATTCTGGAGTTATTCTTTCTCAGCTTTTGCGCGGATTTGCCAAAGAGTTAAAAGGCAAAGATGTTATAGATATACCAACATTTGTTGCTTGTTTAAAATCTGCGTCTGCAAGTGCTTACAAAGCAGTGATGAAACCTACAGAAGGGACTATGCTCACAGTTGCACGCGGGATTGCAGAGGATGTTGAAAAAGAAGTGGCAGAAGGCATTGTGAGCGAAATAGAGGATTTGCTGGAAGTGTGCGTTTCAAGCGGAAAGAAGTGGCTTGCAAAGACACCAGAGATGCTTCATATTTTGAAAGAGGCAAATGTAGTTGACAGTGGCGGTATGGGTCTTGTCATAATTTTTGAAGGGATGTATAAATTCTTAAAAGAAGGGATGGTATTTGAAGAGCCATCACAGCAGGAAGTTTATACAGCCCTCACTTTTAAACCTGAGGATATTAGGTTTACTTACTGTACAGAGTTTTTTATTACCGGTTTGAAAAAGAATATTGAAAAAGAATTTAAGGAATATCTTGAGACAATTGGTGATTCAATTATTGTAATCCAGGATGGCGACATTCTCAAAACACACGTTCACACAAATTCACCTGGCAGGGTATTAGAGAAGGCTTTGAAGTATGGTGAGCTTATAAATATAAAGATTGATAATATGAAATATCAGCACCAGGAGTTTATAAGTAAAAGAGAAAACCCTGATACAGAAGTTCAAACACAGGCTGAAGTTATTACAAAAGAATATGGTTTTGTAGCTATATCACAGGGAGAAGGATTCAATGAAATATTAAAAGGCTTGGGTGTTGATTTTATAATTGAAGGCGGACAGACTATGAATCCAAGCGCTGAGGACTTTGTAAATGCTATAAAGAATGTACCAGCTAAAAATGTATTTATTTTCCCGAACAATAAAAACGTGATTATGTCTGCAGAGCTTTCTTTGCAGCTTATTAACACAAATAAAAATGTAGTGATTATGAAGACAACCAACATTCCTGAGTGCATTGCTGCAATGATAAAGTTTGATTTGAACAAGAGTGTTGAAGAAAATATAAAGCTCATGCAGGAAGCTATAGACTCAGTAAAGGTTGTAGAAGTTACTAAGGCAGTGAGAAATACAAAAATAAACGGGTTTGAGATTGAAGAAGGCGATTTTATAGGGATTTCCAAAAAGGAAATAATTGCATGTGACAAAGATATGTTAAAAGTAGCTTTGGCTTGTGTCGAAAAGATTGTTGATTCTACAACCCAGATTTTGAGTATCTACTATGGCAAAGATGTAGCCTTAGAAGATATAGAGGTGCTTGTTAAAAACATACAAGAAAGATACCCGAAAATTGACATTGAGAGCTATGAAAGTGGAAATGAAATTTATCAATTAATTATTGTGGCTGAGATGTGA
- a CDS encoding Asp23/Gls24 family envelope stress response protein, producing the protein MGVYFENEFGKIEITNDCIATIIGLSCMESYGVVGMASKSVADGIVTLLGRENLQKGIKVLAENGVVNIDIHIIVEYGTRIPVVAENIRERVSYAIEKYTGLKPGAINIFVDGIRL; encoded by the coding sequence ATGGGCGTTTATTTTGAAAATGAATTTGGAAAGATAGAGATTACCAATGATTGCATTGCTACAATAATTGGGCTTTCGTGTATGGAAAGCTATGGTGTTGTTGGTATGGCATCAAAGAGTGTAGCAGACGGGATAGTTACACTTCTTGGCAGGGAAAATTTGCAAAAAGGCATAAAGGTTTTGGCAGAAAATGGTGTTGTTAACATTGATATTCACATAATTGTGGAGTACGGTACAAGAATTCCTGTTGTTGCTGAAAATATCAGAGAAAGAGTTTCATATGCTATTGAAAAATACACAGGTCTAAAACCGGGAGCTATAAATATCTTTGTAGATGGTATTCGTCTTTAA
- a CDS encoding ECF transporter S component, whose product MKQVELKNLVKVSIFGALAFVVMLIEFPLGIFPDFLKLDFSDCVALIISFALGPVWGVGVEFLKNVLHLFVTKTAGIGEFANFMIGGFFVYIAGYIYGKNRTKKGAAVALIISTIAFSVWAGLLNYFVLLPLYEKALKFPISEIVKIAAKVNGLVTDKFTLILFSIIPFNLVKGTVISVVTFVLYKRLSKIVKR is encoded by the coding sequence ATGAAACAGGTTGAGTTAAAAAATCTTGTTAAGGTTTCAATCTTTGGTGCTTTAGCATTTGTTGTAATGCTTATAGAGTTTCCTTTAGGGATATTTCCGGACTTTTTAAAGCTTGATTTTAGTGACTGTGTAGCATTGATAATTTCGTTTGCTCTTGGACCTGTTTGGGGTGTGGGTGTTGAATTTTTGAAAAATGTACTTCATCTGTTTGTTACCAAAACGGCCGGGATAGGCGAGTTTGCTAACTTTATGATTGGCGGCTTTTTTGTGTACATTGCGGGATACATATATGGCAAGAATAGAACTAAAAAAGGTGCTGCAGTAGCTCTTATTATTTCTACCATTGCATTTTCTGTCTGGGCAGGCTTGCTAAACTATTTTGTGCTTCTTCCTCTTTACGAAAAAGCTTTAAAATTTCCAATCTCAGAGATAGTAAAAATTGCTGCGAAGGTAAATGGTCTTGTGACAGATAAGTTTACATTGATTTTGTTTTCAATAATTCCATTTAATTTGGTAAAAGGTACAGTTATTTCAGTGGTTACTTTTGTCCTTTATAAAAGGTTATCGAAGATTGTAAAAAGATAG